The Ignatzschineria rhizosphaerae genome contains a region encoding:
- the truA gene encoding tRNA pseudouridine(38-40) synthase TruA: MNSDSPSYLEAKPQQLQKYALLIEYDGRQFKGWQKQNNPPVRSIEEELERAVSFIANEPIKLTCAGRTDAGVHAINQVIHFETTAIRPKRAWMLGINSNLPEDCAIKDIVPVKDDFHARFSAISRTYRYQIFNHPFRSPLKRFYALWNYHPLDIAAMEKGAQYLIGEHDFSAFRSSECQANTPFRNVHYIRFTEKEHLIEIELKANAFLHNMVRNIVGTLLEVGLGKEPPEYIKKVLESLDRTKGGITAPPQGLYLYNVEYPDGIAPEFDQFSVNFRV, from the coding sequence ATGAACAGTGATTCACCATCTTATCTTGAGGCAAAACCTCAACAGCTTCAAAAATATGCGCTCTTAATCGAATATGATGGTCGTCAATTTAAAGGCTGGCAAAAACAGAATAATCCCCCTGTTCGCTCTATTGAAGAGGAACTTGAGCGTGCGGTAAGCTTTATTGCCAATGAACCCATTAAACTCACCTGCGCAGGTAGAACGGATGCTGGCGTGCATGCCATTAATCAGGTCATTCATTTTGAAACAACGGCGATTCGCCCAAAACGCGCTTGGATGCTCGGCATTAACTCTAATCTCCCTGAAGATTGCGCCATTAAAGATATCGTACCTGTCAAAGACGATTTTCATGCCCGTTTTAGTGCGATTAGTCGCACCTACCGCTATCAAATATTTAATCACCCTTTTCGTAGCCCTTTAAAACGTTTCTATGCGCTTTGGAATTATCATCCACTCGATATTGCCGCGATGGAAAAAGGGGCACAATACCTCATTGGTGAGCATGATTTTTCCGCATTTCGCTCCTCTGAATGCCAAGCGAATACCCCTTTTAGAAATGTGCACTATATTCGTTTTACCGAAAAAGAACACCTGATTGAGATCGAACTAAAAGCCAATGCTTTTTTACATAACATGGTGCGTAATATTGTCGGAACACTACTAGAAGTGGGACTTGGCAAAGAGCCTCCTGAATATATTAAAAAGGTTCTTGAGAGCTTAGATCGAACAAAGGGTGGTATTACTGCTCCGCCTCAAGGATTATATCTATATAATGTAGAATACCCCGATGGAATTGCACCAGAATTTGACCAATTTTCGGTAAATTTTAGAGTATAG
- the trpS gene encoding tryptophan--tRNA ligase, with product MKQKTVLTGISTTGTPHLGNYAGAIRPAIELSKTHDSAFFFLADLHSLIKCQDAALVNQSRLEIAATWMALGLDTDKAVFYRQSDIEEIPQITWLLNCVTAKGTMNRAHAYKAAVDENIAAENDPDRGVTMGLFSYPVLMAADILAFNADLVPVGSDQRQHVEIAREIAQRFNHIYKDDFFVMPQEVIDDETAILPGLDGRKMSKSYNNTIPLFLPEKQLQKSINRIVTNSLEPGEPKDPDNTHLFDIYKAFATDEETASYRQALIEGMGWGDAKKALFTLINNEIKDAREKYNELMANPALIEETLQKGAEKARIPAKEMLKRLKDAVGLRNFI from the coding sequence ATGAAACAGAAGACGGTTTTAACAGGAATTAGTACCACTGGAACCCCTCATCTTGGGAACTATGCCGGCGCCATTCGCCCCGCAATTGAACTCAGTAAAACGCATGACAGTGCATTCTTCTTCCTAGCTGACCTCCATTCATTAATTAAATGTCAAGATGCAGCGCTCGTGAACCAATCTCGCCTTGAGATTGCGGCAACCTGGATGGCTCTTGGTTTAGATACAGATAAGGCCGTATTTTACCGTCAATCTGATATTGAAGAGATTCCACAAATTACATGGCTATTAAACTGTGTGACCGCAAAAGGTACGATGAATCGCGCTCATGCCTATAAAGCAGCTGTTGATGAAAATATTGCAGCAGAAAATGATCCTGATCGAGGCGTCACGATGGGTCTTTTCTCTTACCCTGTTCTCATGGCGGCAGATATTTTAGCGTTTAATGCAGACCTTGTCCCTGTGGGGAGCGATCAACGTCAACATGTGGAAATTGCACGTGAAATCGCACAACGCTTTAACCATATCTACAAAGATGACTTCTTTGTGATGCCACAAGAAGTGATTGATGATGAAACAGCGATTCTTCCAGGTCTTGATGGCCGTAAAATGAGTAAATCTTACAACAATACAATTCCTCTTTTCCTTCCTGAAAAGCAGTTACAAAAATCAATTAACCGTATTGTGACAAACTCCCTTGAACCAGGGGAACCAAAAGATCCTGATAACACGCATCTTTTCGATATCTATAAAGCGTTTGCAACAGATGAAGAAACGGCAAGTTACCGCCAAGCATTAATCGAAGGAATGGGTTGGGGAGATGCTAAAAAAGCGCTCTTTACACTTATCAATAACGAAATCAAAGATGCTCGTGAAAAATATAATGAGCTCATGGCGAATCCCGCACTGATTGAAGAGACCTTACAAAAAGGCGCTGAAAAAGCACGCATTCCAGCAAAAGAGATGCTTAAACGTCTTAAAGATGCCGTAGGCTTAAGAAATTTTATTTAA
- a CDS encoding segregation and condensation protein A, translating to MTETLTTSENFMTFKGEQLELPLDLFIPPDAFEIWLEEFEGPLDLLLHIIRKNNFDILNIPIRSITEQYMSYIDHLEEERFELASEYLVMAAWLAEIKSRILLPLPETDNPDDEEIDPRLELIRRLQVYAQYKEIAQLLAQQKMHYVDTFPVSPATPDIKIEPPPPTVELSQLIHAIQKILERADLRQKHKVESERISITDRMRQIIERLSPTTPITFSELFNHEEGRYGITISFLSLLELTKNQTIILQQESAYGEILITLTTA from the coding sequence ATGACAGAGACTTTAACAACATCTGAAAACTTCATGACCTTTAAAGGGGAGCAATTAGAACTTCCTTTAGATCTCTTTATTCCTCCAGATGCCTTTGAAATTTGGCTTGAAGAATTTGAAGGTCCTCTTGATCTTCTTTTGCATATTATTCGCAAAAATAATTTTGATATCCTCAATATTCCTATACGCAGCATTACTGAGCAATATATGTCTTATATCGATCATCTTGAGGAAGAGAGATTTGAGCTTGCGTCTGAATATTTAGTGATGGCGGCGTGGCTTGCTGAAATTAAATCGCGGATTTTACTCCCCCTTCCAGAAACCGATAATCCTGATGATGAAGAGATCGATCCCCGCTTAGAGTTGATTCGTCGCTTGCAGGTCTATGCACAATATAAAGAGATTGCGCAACTTCTCGCTCAACAAAAAATGCACTACGTTGATACATTCCCTGTATCTCCTGCAACTCCTGATATCAAAATTGAGCCTCCACCACCGACCGTAGAACTATCTCAACTTATTCACGCGATTCAAAAAATCTTAGAAAGAGCCGATCTTCGTCAAAAGCATAAAGTGGAATCAGAGCGTATCTCAATCACCGATAGAATGCGCCAAATTATCGAACGCCTATCACCCACAACCCCAATAACCTTTAGCGAATTATTCAATCATGAAGAGGGGCGATATGGGATTACTATCTCTTTTCTTTCTCTCTTAGAGTTGACTAAAAATCAAACTATCATCTTGCAACAAGAGAGCGCTTACGGTGAAATTCTAATTACTTTAACCACTGCATAA
- a CDS encoding ComEA family DNA-binding protein, which produces MQYFKRFSHLIKLSLFGILPLSFVSLIHAAPININSADVATITANLTDIGPVKATAIIEYRELNGPFADAQALLAVKGIGEKTLEKNRDNLLFEDPKVPQTPPQSSGND; this is translated from the coding sequence ATGCAATATTTTAAACGTTTCTCTCATCTTATTAAACTCAGCCTCTTCGGAATACTTCCGCTTAGTTTCGTTTCCCTTATTCATGCAGCACCTATTAATATTAATAGTGCCGATGTTGCAACAATTACCGCAAACTTAACGGACATAGGTCCCGTCAAAGCTACGGCAATTATAGAATATCGCGAACTTAACGGTCCTTTTGCAGATGCACAAGCATTGCTAGCGGTAAAAGGTATTGGGGAAAAGACCTTAGAAAAAAACCGAGATAATCTACTATTTGAAGATCCTAAAGTCCCTCAAACTCCCCCGCAATCTAGCGGGAATGATTAA
- a CDS encoding YkvI family membrane protein: MFQVLRIASAFIGIIVGAGFASGQEILQYFTSFGYMGTLGAILATGLFAYMGMMLTRMGSIMKVQSHNEAIFKLSGPYLGRIVDWILILTLFGVGVVMVAGAGSLGSQFLNISPFVGSLVMTVLIVLTVLMPIQRVISLIGSITPFLIVALVVICIYSLFTYSQSLEVLEPIATSIETSLPNWFISSINYVSFNIAVGAGMALVMGGSEPNTKIATWGGFLGGLGVGVLILIAHLAIFLKVDVVGTYPLPLLRIIQDISPVLGICMAVVLFGMIYNTGVAMYYAFVARFTVMQTQRSYLFAVITGAVGYVASFVGFTDLIAYFYPLIGYLGLFLIAILIYAPFKMRKDQKNQ, translated from the coding sequence ATGTTTCAAGTACTGCGTATTGCGAGTGCGTTTATTGGGATTATTGTTGGCGCTGGGTTTGCTTCAGGTCAGGAAATTTTGCAGTACTTTACGAGCTTTGGTTATATGGGCACGCTTGGGGCTATTTTAGCAACGGGGCTATTTGCTTATATGGGCATGATGTTAACGCGTATGGGTAGCATTATGAAGGTGCAATCTCATAATGAAGCAATCTTTAAACTCAGTGGTCCCTATTTAGGGCGTATCGTTGACTGGATTTTAATTTTAACGCTATTTGGCGTCGGCGTTGTTATGGTTGCAGGTGCTGGTAGTCTAGGCTCTCAATTTCTAAATATCTCTCCTTTTGTCGGGAGTTTAGTGATGACTGTTTTAATTGTCCTCACAGTCTTAATGCCGATTCAGCGAGTTATTAGTCTAATTGGGAGTATTACTCCATTTTTAATTGTCGCTTTAGTTGTTATCTGTATTTATAGCCTTTTTACTTATAGTCAATCACTAGAAGTATTAGAGCCGATTGCAACAAGCATCGAAACATCACTTCCTAATTGGTTTATCTCTTCTATTAACTATGTCTCATTTAATATTGCCGTCGGTGCGGGAATGGCATTAGTTATGGGCGGGAGCGAGCCTAATACCAAAATTGCAACGTGGGGTGGTTTTTTAGGGGGACTTGGGGTTGGCGTTTTAATCTTAATTGCACATCTTGCGATCTTCTTAAAAGTAGATGTTGTGGGAACCTATCCCTTACCTCTTTTAAGAATTATTCAAGATATCTCTCCTGTTTTAGGCATCTGTATGGCAGTTGTGTTATTTGGCATGATCTATAATACAGGGGTTGCCATGTATTATGCTTTTGTGGCGCGTTTTACAGTGATGCAGACTCAAAGATCTTATCTATTTGCGGTAATTACAGGTGCTGTTGGTTATGTCGCAAGCTTTGTCGGCTTTACAGACTTGATCGCTTACTTCTACCCATTAATTGGTTATTTAGGACTTTTCTTAATTGCGATCTTAATTTATGCCCCATTTAAGATGCGTAAAGATCAAAAGAATCAATAA
- a CDS encoding AI-2E family transporter, producing the protein MLFDRVNRLIFFWIGIILSIYLIHRLSSVLIPFLVSFGLAYLGNPIVQKIESRKIPRVWAVSIVFAGLLAILVLILVVVIPQLINQVIAFIEKWPSYYFWMQDNVFPKLQKIFSIEEIKQNQEAADKAITQSLAALKDIASKIAPSISSIVLGIVGFFVSLFLIPMLTFYVMRDWSSITEKMETLIPRSIFPQTVSFLQEANFMLSSFLRGQLTVMFCLACIYSIGLSIIGVEYGLVIGVIAGLISFVPYVGATSGILMGLIVAWFQYGTITHLALVGIVFGIGQLMESFVLTPILIGDKLGMHPIAVVFALMVGGSLFGFVGILLALPVCAVLMVALRRLYHVYVNSDFYKDLGKKELP; encoded by the coding sequence ATGCTATTTGATCGTGTCAATCGTCTGATATTCTTCTGGATTGGGATCATTTTATCCATCTATTTAATCCATCGCTTGTCATCTGTTTTGATTCCTTTTTTGGTCTCTTTTGGTTTGGCCTATTTAGGCAACCCGATTGTTCAAAAGATTGAGTCACGTAAAATCCCAAGGGTTTGGGCAGTTAGCATCGTATTTGCGGGGTTATTGGCAATATTAGTCTTGATTTTAGTGGTGGTTATTCCTCAGCTTATTAATCAAGTGATTGCTTTTATTGAAAAATGGCCATCTTACTATTTTTGGATGCAAGATAATGTTTTTCCTAAACTACAAAAGATCTTTTCAATAGAAGAGATTAAACAAAATCAAGAAGCCGCGGATAAGGCAATTACACAATCTTTAGCAGCACTTAAAGATATTGCGTCAAAAATTGCCCCCTCAATTAGTAGTATCGTGTTAGGGATCGTGGGCTTTTTTGTGAGTCTCTTTTTAATTCCAATGCTCACTTTTTATGTGATGCGAGATTGGAGTTCGATTACTGAAAAGATGGAGACATTAATCCCCCGCTCAATCTTCCCTCAAACAGTCAGCTTCTTACAAGAGGCGAACTTTATGTTAAGTAGTTTCTTACGGGGACAATTAACGGTAATGTTCTGTTTAGCTTGTATCTACAGTATAGGTCTTAGCATTATTGGTGTTGAATATGGATTGGTGATTGGGGTAATTGCCGGTTTAATTAGCTTTGTCCCTTATGTCGGGGCGACATCAGGTATTTTAATGGGGCTGATAGTGGCATGGTTTCAATATGGTACGATTACCCATCTTGCGCTTGTGGGGATTGTCTTTGGAATAGGACAGCTCATGGAGAGCTTTGTATTAACGCCGATTTTAATTGGGGATAAATTGGGCATGCATCCGATAGCCGTAGTATTTGCTTTAATGGTGGGAGGTAGCCTGTTTGGCTTTGTTGGAATTTTATTAGCACTTCCTGTTTGCGCCGTCTTAATGGTCGCACTTCGTCGGTTATATCATGTTTATGTCAATAGTGATTTCTATAAAGATTTAGGAAAGAAAGAGTTACCATAA
- a CDS encoding RnfABCDGE type electron transport complex subunit B encodes MFFCLMTNLSVSNPSLTSTEQSLIHQIDELLPQTQCEKCEYKGCFAYAKAIVTESAPINRCPPGGDAVIASLSQLLNTPIIALNSALGEYKPPQVVRIEEDFCIGCMKCIIACPVEAIVGARRLMHTVIKEECTGCELCIPPCPLNCIVIEPLNPQLGEASIGLSDWEKTRAAKSRMRFNAKKSRENARNNITDTQPPQEKALADPVSKSSMLDLINLARKEFNEK; translated from the coding sequence ATATTTTTTTGCCTTATGACAAACCTTTCAGTATCAAATCCATCACTCACCTCAACAGAGCAATCACTGATTCATCAAATTGATGAATTATTGCCGCAAACGCAATGTGAAAAGTGTGAATATAAGGGCTGTTTTGCTTATGCAAAAGCGATTGTTACCGAAAGTGCGCCTATTAATCGCTGCCCTCCTGGAGGAGATGCTGTCATTGCCTCTTTAAGCCAATTACTAAATACGCCTATCATTGCACTCAATAGTGCGCTTGGGGAATATAAGCCACCACAGGTAGTAAGAATTGAAGAGGATTTTTGTATCGGCTGCATGAAATGTATTATCGCTTGCCCCGTTGAAGCTATTGTTGGCGCTCGCCGCTTAATGCATACCGTTATTAAAGAAGAATGCACAGGATGTGAGCTCTGTATTCCGCCTTGCCCGCTTAACTGCATTGTAATTGAACCTTTAAACCCTCAATTAGGGGAAGCAAGTATTGGCTTAAGTGATTGGGAAAAAACTCGCGCAGCAAAATCACGAATGCGTTTTAATGCTAAAAAATCTAGAGAAAATGCCCGTAACAATATTACAGATACCCAGCCGCCACAAGAGAAAGCCCTTGCAGATCCTGTCTCTAAATCAAGCATGCTAGATCTTATTAATCTTGCTAGAAAAGAATTTAACGAAAAATAA
- the nth gene encoding endonuclease III → MNKEEITAFFTILRNENPEPKTELIYHSTFELLVAVLLSAQSTDVGVNKATVHLFKAANTPQTMYELGEETIKEYIKTLGLYNSKAANLYKTCEILATKYNGEVPDNREALESLPGVGRKTANVVLNTAFRKPTMAVDTHIFRLSNRTGLAPGKNVREVEDQLIKRIPKEFILDAHHWLILHGRYTCVARKPRCGSCLVYNECHYLDKTDE, encoded by the coding sequence ATGAATAAAGAGGAGATTACCGCCTTTTTCACGATTTTGCGCAATGAAAATCCTGAGCCTAAAACAGAGCTTATCTATCATTCAACATTTGAGTTATTAGTTGCAGTGCTTCTTTCTGCACAATCTACCGATGTTGGGGTTAATAAAGCCACCGTTCATCTTTTTAAAGCAGCAAATACGCCACAAACGATGTATGAGCTCGGCGAGGAGACCATTAAAGAGTATATTAAAACTTTAGGCCTTTATAATTCAAAAGCCGCAAATCTCTATAAAACATGTGAGATCTTAGCAACGAAATATAATGGCGAAGTTCCTGATAATCGAGAAGCTTTAGAATCCCTTCCCGGCGTTGGCCGCAAAACTGCAAATGTGGTTCTTAATACGGCTTTTCGTAAGCCAACAATGGCCGTTGATACGCACATCTTTAGACTTTCTAATCGAACAGGCTTAGCACCTGGTAAAAATGTTCGGGAAGTTGAAGATCAACTCATCAAACGTATCCCTAAAGAATTTATCTTAGATGCCCATCATTGGTTAATATTACATGGTCGTTATACTTGCGTTGCAAGAAAGCCCCGCTGCGGCTCTTGCCTTGTCTATAATGAGTGCCATTACCTAGATAAAACAGATGAGTAA
- a CDS encoding PhzF family phenazine biosynthesis protein, which produces MQTLPFYWINVFTNLQNRGNPLPVIILEQSLSADSMQKITTMFNQSETIFIENAQSECPKLHIYTPVQELPFAGHPIIGALEILTLIRKSPVSQVQCKAGIVHTDYDADTNIYWLKAPATPTKRASDLTIELTAKMLGIASEQVLNLPTWMNVGNEQLLVQIKDPTTIDEIALNLPLFEQYAALNPDRCIIYLWAQQQNGIYARFLSLNKGVLREDSGTGSAAANLGGWLLLQGKTNLEYRIQQGTLMQRESILYLKLQDQEIWIGGENHLLGKGELNWQD; this is translated from the coding sequence ATGCAAACACTCCCATTTTACTGGATTAATGTTTTCACAAATCTACAAAATCGAGGAAATCCACTGCCTGTCATTATTTTAGAGCAATCATTGTCAGCTGATTCTATGCAAAAAATTACGACAATGTTTAATCAATCTGAAACCATTTTCATTGAAAATGCCCAAAGTGAATGCCCTAAACTCCATATCTATACACCAGTACAAGAATTACCATTTGCAGGGCATCCGATTATTGGAGCTCTTGAAATATTAACCCTCATTCGCAAAAGCCCCGTATCACAAGTGCAATGCAAGGCAGGAATTGTACATACAGATTATGATGCAGATACTAATATTTATTGGCTTAAAGCACCGGCAACACCAACTAAGCGAGCTAGCGATCTTACTATTGAATTAACGGCAAAAATGCTCGGTATTGCAAGTGAGCAGGTTCTCAATCTCCCTACATGGATGAATGTTGGGAATGAGCAATTATTAGTACAAATTAAAGATCCTACAACAATCGATGAAATAGCGTTAAATCTTCCACTATTTGAGCAATATGCAGCGCTTAACCCAGATCGATGCATTATCTACCTTTGGGCACAACAACAAAATGGTATCTATGCTCGCTTTCTTTCCCTTAATAAGGGTGTTTTAAGAGAAGATAGCGGTACAGGATCTGCAGCGGCTAATTTAGGAGGTTGGTTATTACTGCAAGGGAAAACCAATCTGGAATATCGCATTCAACAAGGTACCCTTATGCAAAGAGAGAGTATTCTTTATCTAAAGTTACAAGATCAAGAAATTTGGATCGGTGGAGAAAATCACCTATTAGGTAAAGGTGAACTCAACTGGCAAGATTAA